Proteins encoded together in one Canis lupus dingo isolate Sandy chromosome 34, ASM325472v2, whole genome shotgun sequence window:
- the RTP2 gene encoding receptor-transporting protein 2 — translation MCTSLTTCEWKKVFYEKMEVAKPADSWELIIDPNLKPNELAPGWKQYLEQHASGRFHCSWCWHTWQSAHVVILFHMYLDRAQRAGSVRMRVFKQLCHECGTARLDESSMLEENIEGLVDNLITSLREQCYDEDGGQYRIHVAGRPDAGPHRPEFCEACQEGIAHWKPSEKLLEDEASTYAISGASRPSAQDAAGYSFLSLRWCLVWASVCLLLVYLQLSFRGSALL, via the exons ATGTGTACCAGCCTGACCACTTGCGAGTGGAAGAAAGTTTTCTATGAGAAGATGGAGGTGGCAAAGCCAGCTGACAGCTGGGAACTCATCATAGACCCCAACCTCAAGCCCAACGAGCTGGCCCCTGGCTGGAAGCAGTATCTGGAGCAACATGCCTCAGGCAG GTTCCACTGCTCCTGGTGCTGGCACACCTGGCAGTCGGCCCACGTGGTCATCCTCTTCCACATGTACCTGGACCGCGCGCAGCGGGCGGGCTCGGTGCGCATGCGCGTGTTCAAGCAGCTGTGCCACGAGTGCGGCACGGCGCGGCTGGACGAGTCGAGCATGCTGGAGGAGAACATCGAGGGCCTGGTGGACAACCTCATCACCAGCCTGCGCGAGCAGTGCTACGATGAAGACGGCGGCCAGTACCGCATCCACGTGGCCGGCCGCCCCGACGCCGGCCCGCACCGCCCCGAGTTCTGCGAGGCCTGCCAGGAGGGCATCGCGCACTGGAAGCCCAGCGAGAAGCTGCTGGAAGACGAGGCCTCCACCTACGCCATCTCAGGGGCCTCCAGGCCAAGCGCCCAGGACGCTGCGGGCTACAGCTTCCTCTCCCTTCGCTGGTGCCTGGTCTGGGCCTCCGTCTGCCTCCTCCTGGTCTACCTGCAGCTCTCCTTCCGCGGCTCCGCCCTCCTGTAG